Within the Vagococcus carniphilus genome, the region AGGTCTTGAAAAAGGGCCAGCAGGTAATACTTCTTTAGCAGCAGCATTCGCTATTGCTCAAGAGATGGATGAAGATCAAATCATCTTAGTTCAAGAAACTGAATATACTGGAGCTGGAAAAACAGTTCAACCACAATTATCATTTGCAAGAGAAAATGGTGTTGATATTAAATTTGGTAACCCAAGAGAAGAAAAACCAGGTGTTAATATTATTTTACCAGAGTCACCAAAAGCAATTGAAATTAAAGATGTTGATTTAAATAGATTAAAACGCTCAGCAGTTAAAAATGCGACAAAAGGTATTGAAAGAGAATTAACAGCAGAAGAGTTTGATTACTTAGCAGAAGAAATCAACGACAGTGTTGAAAAAGTGAAAAGTCTTTTAGAAGAACTAAAAAATTAAGAGGTGACTAGGATGAAAGAAGTAACATTTGAAGAAGCAAGAAAACATCTTGCTGGCTTATCAGACGATGAATTAAAAGAGCGTTTCTGGGCTTTATCAGAAGAAATTATGGAACCTATGTTAGAAATGGGTAGAGAGTATACTTCTCCATCTATCGAACGTTCTATTTTACTAAGAATGGGATTTTCTTCAACTGAAGCAACAGAAATCGTAAACCGTGTATTAGCTCATGAATTAATGGGTAAAGGTGCTGGACATATTGTTTACCGCATCGCTAAAGAAAAAAATATTGAAGTAAGAGAAGCCGGAGTAAAATTAAGCGAAGGCGAATATTGGGACGATGTTCTTAATATTTTCAAGGGAGGTAACTAATTATGTCAGAAACAATTAAATTAGATAAAAATAAAAAATTAGATGTTAAAGAGATTCTTACTGATTTAGAAAACTACCGCCCTAAACGTCGTGGTTGGGTATGGAGAACTCCAGTACCAAATTATCAATTACATAAATTTGAATACAAAGATATGGCTGAATCATTGAAACAATCTGTTCCACTTCCATCAGCTAAATACTTTGGAAATATCGACCCTCAAGGTACGTCATCAATTACAACTGAAATCGCTTCTGGTCGTTTTGAAGATGATATCAGACGTATGCGTATGGCTGCTTGGCACGGTGCTGACCATATCATGGTTATCAGAACTGCTGGTCAATCTCACTTTGAAGGATTAATTGAAGGAACACCTCAAGGTATCGGTGGTATCCCAATTACTAGAAAACAAGTTCGTGCTCAAAGAAAAGCATTAGATGCTATTGAAGAAGAAGTAGGACGTCCAATTAACTACCATAGTTATGTATCTGGTATTGCTGGACCTGAAGTGGCTGTTATGTTTGCTGAAGAAGGCGTAAACGGAGCCCATCAAGATCCACAATATAACGTTTTATACCGTAACATTAACATGGTTCGTTCATTCGTAGATGCTTGTGAGTCTAAAAAAGTTATGGCTTGGGCTGGAATTGCTCAAATCGACGGAGCTCATAATGCGAATGCAACTGCTCGTGAAGCTTGGAAAGTTATGCCTGAGTTAATGGTACAACATGCTCTTAACTCTGTATTCTCATATAAAGTTGGTATGGATAAATCTGACATCTGTCTATCTACTGTACCTCCAACAGCTCCACCAGCACCATCAATGTTCTTAGATTTACCTTACGCTGTAGCATTACGTGAATTCTTTAGTGAATACCGTATGCGTGCACAACAAAATACAAAATACATGGAAGCTTCAACTCGTGAAGCAACTGTAACTCACGTACTTAACTTATTAATTTCTAAATTAACAAGTGCAGATATTCAATCAACAATTACTCCTGATGAAGGCCGTAATGTTCCTTGGCATATTTATAACGTTGAAGCTGTAGATACTGCTAAACAAGTATTCCAAGGCTTAGATGGATTTAATGAAATGGTTCAATTAAAAGATGATGGACCATTGCGAGAGCAAGCACGTGAAATTAAAGAGCGTTCTGTGTTATTCTTAGAAGGAATGATCGAAGCTGGCGGATACTTCCAATCAGTTGAAGATGCGTTCTTCGTTGACTCAGGTAACTACCCTGAAAGAAATGAAGACGGAATTTCAAGAAAAATCAACGGTGGAGTTGGCGCCGACACAATTTACAAACGTGACGAAGATTATATGGCTCCAGTTACAGCTCACTTTGGTTATAATAATGTGGCTCAATATGACGAATCAGCTGTTGAAGATCCAGCTAAATTAATTGGTGGATCAACATTTGAAAAACCAGAAAAAATCATCTTTATTGACGAATTAGACGAAAATGATAACGTTAATTTACGTCTTGAAGAAACAAAAGAATTCAGAGAAGAAGGTTTAATCAAACCTGAAGCTGAATGGCAAGGTGACGGAACAGTTCTATTAACATTTATGATCCCAGAATCATCTCGTGTTGCAGAATTTGCAGCTCTTGAAATGGGTAAAAAAATGGGCTTAGATGACTGTGAAGTTATCAATAAAGAAGTAATGCAAGCAGCAGAAGGAACTCGTATCGAAATGAAAGGTCGTTTACCATTTGCCATTGAAAAAGATTCATTAATCATCCCAGAAGAACCAATCGTTATGTCTGATGATGAAATTCGTGAAGATATCAAACGCAAGAAAATGGTAATCGTAGCTGGTACTGTCGGCGAAGACGAGCATTCAGTTGGATTAAGAGAAATTATTGATATTAAACACGGCGGAATCGAAAGATTTGGAATTGAAGTTCACTACTTAGGTACAAGTGTTCCTGTAGAGAAATTAGTAGATGCAGCAATCGAAATGAATGCTGATGCTATCTTAGCTTCTAC harbors:
- a CDS encoding ornithine aminomutase subunit alpha — encoded protein: MKEVTFEEARKHLAGLSDDELKERFWALSEEIMEPMLEMGREYTSPSIERSILLRMGFSSTEATEIVNRVLAHELMGKGAGHIVYRIAKEKNIEVREAGVKLSEGEYWDDVLNIFKGGN
- the oraE gene encoding D-ornithine 4,5-aminomutase subunit OraE; protein product: MSETIKLDKNKKLDVKEILTDLENYRPKRRGWVWRTPVPNYQLHKFEYKDMAESLKQSVPLPSAKYFGNIDPQGTSSITTEIASGRFEDDIRRMRMAAWHGADHIMVIRTAGQSHFEGLIEGTPQGIGGIPITRKQVRAQRKALDAIEEEVGRPINYHSYVSGIAGPEVAVMFAEEGVNGAHQDPQYNVLYRNINMVRSFVDACESKKVMAWAGIAQIDGAHNANATAREAWKVMPELMVQHALNSVFSYKVGMDKSDICLSTVPPTAPPAPSMFLDLPYAVALREFFSEYRMRAQQNTKYMEASTREATVTHVLNLLISKLTSADIQSTITPDEGRNVPWHIYNVEAVDTAKQVFQGLDGFNEMVQLKDDGPLREQAREIKERSVLFLEGMIEAGGYFQSVEDAFFVDSGNYPERNEDGISRKINGGVGADTIYKRDEDYMAPVTAHFGYNNVAQYDESAVEDPAKLIGGSTFEKPEKIIFIDELDENDNVNLRLEETKEFREEGLIKPEAEWQGDGTVLLTFMIPESSRVAEFAALEMGKKMGLDDCEVINKEVMQAAEGTRIEMKGRLPFAIEKDSLIIPEEPIVMSDDEIREDIKRKKMVIVAGTVGEDEHSVGLREIIDIKHGGIERFGIEVHYLGTSVPVEKLVDAAIEMNADAILASTIISHDDIHYKNMQRINDLAIEKGIREKIMIMAGGTQVIPEIATKHGMDAAFGRGTNGSNVATALVERRREMEEK